The Pantoea sp. Aalb genomic interval ATTTTAGTTGCTGATTTTTATTTTATTAAACACGGTAAAGTTATTATAGATGATCTATTTAATGCTACTCCTAAAGGACAATATTGGTATTATGAAGGTTTTAATTTAAAAGCAATTGCTACATTGATCCCATCAGTTGGTGTTTGTTTATTAATTAATTTTATCCCATTATTACAGATAGTAGCTAATTTTAGTTGGTTTATCGGTGTTATAATAAGTATAACATTTTATTATTGGTTAGCTACTAAAGAAGAAACCAATATAAAATGTTCTGATAAATATTAAATAACATAATTATACCTTACATATATTAATATTTAAAATTACGCCAAATACATTTACCGTTATTTTTTTGTACTATATCTAATAGATTTTCATGTTCAATTATTTCTTGCTTATTAGCATTCACTATACATAAATCCGATTTTGGTCTCTTAATAGGTTTGATATAATTATTTACTTGAAAAGTTAAAGATTCGTCTTCTAATGAAAAAGCTAGCAATGTTTGACCACCTGTCATTGCTAGATATACTTCAGCAAGAATTTCCGCATCAAGTAATGCACCATGAAGAGTACGTTTACTATTATCTATTTCATAACGAATACACAATGCATCAAGACTATTACGCTTACCAGGAAATATTTTTCGAGCTATAGCTAAACTATCTGTAATTTGGCAAAATGTTTCTATTTTATTTATATTACGTTTTAATAAACTAACTTCATAATTAATAAAATCAATGTCAAATGCAGCATTATGCATTACTAACTCAGCACCTCTTATATAATCTAAAAATTCATCGACCACGTTAAAAAACTGAGGTTTATCAAAAAGAAATTCATCAGAAATACCATGAATTATGAAAGCTTCTGGA includes:
- the dnaQ gene encoding DNA polymerase III subunit epsilon, with translation MKKINNRQIVLDTETTGLNTVDSEVHHRIIEIGAVEIINRHLTGNNFHVYLKPNRLVDPEAFIIHGISDEFLFDKPQFFNVVDEFLDYIRGAELVMHNAAFDIDFINYEVSLLKRNINKIETFCQITDSLAIARKIFPGKRNSLDALCIRYEIDNSKRTLHGALLDAEILAEVYLAMTGGQTLLAFSLEDESLTFQVNNYIKPIKRPKSDLCIVNANKQEIIEHENLLDIVQKNNGKCIWRNFKY